Genomic window (Sylvia atricapilla mitochondrion, complete genome):
CTAGGGACTTTCAGCTAAACCGCATTTTTTCACCCTTTTTTGTTTCTTTTCTTTTTATCTTGATTTTTTTCGTTCAAACAACAAAAAAATTAACTACTTTTCTATAACAAAATCCAAATCATCAATCATTCATTACTTTTTCCATCAATTTAAGCTGAACTAAGCCTACATCAGAAAGAAAGGAATCAAACCTCCATCACCAACTCCCAAAGCTGGTATTTTCAATTAAACTACTTTCTGAACCACCCTTAAACCGCCCGAATAGCTCCCCGAGACAACCCTCGTACAAGCTCCAAAACTACAAACAAAGTCAACAATAACCCCCACCCACCAACCATAAGCAACCCTACCCCTCATGAATACAGTACAGCCACCCCACTAAAATCTAACCGAACCAAAGATAACCCACCATTATCAACTGTCCCAACATCCACCAAAACCCCAAACACCTCCCCAATAGTACCACCAACCATAACAACTAACCCCATTACCAGCCCATACCACACAACACCCCAATCACCCCAACCCTCAGGGTAAGGGTCTGCAGCCAACGACACCGAATAAACAAACACTACCAACATCCCACCTAAATAGACCATAATCAGAGCCAAAGACACAAAAGACACACCCAGACTAACCAGTCATCCACATCCCACAACAGATGCAATAACCAAACCAATCACCCCGTAATACGGAGAAGGATTAGATGCAACTGCCAAACCGC
Coding sequences:
- the ND6 gene encoding NADH dehydrogenase subunit 6, with the translated sequence MMKFIMILGLIFALGGLAVASNPSPYYGVIGLVIASVVGCGWLVSLGVSFVSLALIMVYLGGMLVVFVYSVSLAADPYPEGWGDWGVVWYGLVMGLVVMVGGTIGEVFGVLVDVGTVDNGGLSLVRLDFSGVAVLYSWGVGLLMVGGWGLLLTLFVVLELVRGLSRGAIRAV